In Cyprinus carpio isolate SPL01 chromosome B16, ASM1834038v1, whole genome shotgun sequence, the following are encoded in one genomic region:
- the tcea3 gene encoding transcription elongation factor A protein 3 isoform X13, with amino-acid sequence MTREEDLLRIAKKLDKMVSRNNMDGALDLLRELKDFNMTLKLLQDTRIGMSVNRIRKHCTNEDVVNLAKILIKNWKKLLESAQNQKSERSNEVKNGNHPSKPSGSPNRTSPERGSRSTMEFKPDLDSNKKLGEKHRREKCDAEPRNEKRESEQKKEKQSINNKKERERRDALNRDHLPFPMTHSSPPLKCPPVGEVKRERKDAPVDFFPPASINSHPPLRRSSVDVKKERKDSTDSKKLHSRKLSLDGWTDRRDSTNSRSGSSPQAKKSSESKSKPETPKTPTTPTSPLSPSFSSGVGPLSPRLQTGDPIRDKCIEMLTAALRTDDDYKDYGANCEGMAAEIEDHIYQEIRAVDMKYKNRVRSRISNLKDPKNPNLRKNVLAGAIELSRIAIMTAEEMASDELKQLRNVLTQEAIREHQMAKTGGTTTDLLQCGKCKKKNCTYNQVQTRSADEPMTTFVLCNECGNRWKFC; translated from the exons ATGACGCGAGAGGAGGACCTGTTGCGGATTGCTAAAAAACTAGACAAGATGGTGTCTAGAAATAACATG GATGGAGCTCTAGATCTTCTGAGAGAATTGAAAGATTTCAACATGACACTGAAGCTTCTTCAG GATACAAGAATTGGCATGTCTGTCAACAGAATAAGAAAACATTGCACAAACGAGGATGTTGTCAACTTGGCAAAGATCCTTATCAAAAACTGGAAGAAGCTTTTAG AATCGGCTCAAAACCAAAAGTCTGAGAGGTCAAATGAGGTGAAGAATGGCAATCATCCAAGCAAGCCATCAGGGTCACCCAACAGGACCTCTCCTGAGAGAGGGTCCAGG TCAACAATGGAATTTAAACCAGACTTAGACTCTAACAAGAAACTTGGTGAAAAACACAGAAGAGAGAAATGTGATGCAGAGCCTAGGAATGAAAAACGAGAAAGTgaacagaaaaaagagaaacagtcTATTAACAATAAAAAGGAACGAGAGAG GAGAGATGCATTGAACAGAGATCATCTTCCCTTCCCAATGACGCATTCATCTCCGCCTCTCAAGTGTCCTCCGGTTGGGGAAGTGAAGAGGGAGAG GAAAGATGCTCCTGTTGATTTTTTCCCTCCTGCTTCGATCAATTCCCACCCTCCTCTAAGACGCTCATCAGTAGATGTAAAGAAAGAGAG AAAAGACTCCACAGATTCTAAAAAGCTCCATTCTAGAAAGCTCAGcctggatggatggacagacag GAGAGATTCTACTAACTCAAGGTCTGGCAGCTCACCTCAGGCCAAGAAATCTAGTGAAAG CAAGAGTAAACCAGAGACCCCAAAGACGCCCACAACACCCACAAGCCCCCTCTCCCCGTCGTTTAGCTCCGGTGTGGGTCCTTTATCTCCTCGTCTGCAAACTGGGGATCCCATCAGGGACAAATGCATCGAAATGCTGACTGCTGCGCTACGTACAGATG ATGACTACAAAGACTATGGGGCAAACTGTGAGGGCATGGCAGCAGAAATCGAGGATC ATATCTACCAGGAGATAAGAGCCGTAGATATGAAATACAAGAACAGAGTTCGCAGCCGCATAAGTAACCTCAAAGATCCCAAAAATCCCAATCTGCGTAAAAATGTCTTAGCTGGAGCCATTGAGTTGAGCCGCATCGCCATCATGACTGCTGAG GAGATGGCTAGTGATGAACTGAAACAGTTGAGAAACGTGTTGACCCAGGAGGCCATCCGAGAACATCAGATGGCAAAGACTGGAGGAACCACCACCGACCTGCTGCAGTGTGGCAAGTGCAAGAAGAAAAACTGCACCTACAACCAG gTGCAAACCCGCAGTGCTGATGAACCAATGACCACCTTTGTGTTGTGCAATGAATGTGGTAACCGCTGGAAg TTCTGCTAA
- the tcea3 gene encoding transcription elongation factor A protein 3 isoform X20, which yields MTREEDLLRIAKKLDKMVSRNNMDGALDLLRELKDFNMTLKLLQDTRIGMSVNRIRKHCTNEDVVNLAKILIKNWKKLLESAQNQKSERSNEVKNGNHPSKPSGSPNRTSPERGSRKDSTDSKKLHSRKLSLDGWTDRRDSTNSRSGSSPQAKKSSESKSKPETPKTPTTPTSPLSPSFSSGVGPLSPRLQTGDPIRDKCIEMLTAALRTDDDYKDYGANCEGMAAEIEDHIYQEIRAVDMKYKNRVRSRISNLKDPKNPNLRKNVLAGAIELSRIAIMTAEEMASDELKQLRNVLTQEAIREHQMAKTGGTTTDLLQCGKCKKKNCTYNQVQTRSADEPMTTFVLCNECGNRWKFC from the exons ATGACGCGAGAGGAGGACCTGTTGCGGATTGCTAAAAAACTAGACAAGATGGTGTCTAGAAATAACATG GATGGAGCTCTAGATCTTCTGAGAGAATTGAAAGATTTCAACATGACACTGAAGCTTCTTCAG GATACAAGAATTGGCATGTCTGTCAACAGAATAAGAAAACATTGCACAAACGAGGATGTTGTCAACTTGGCAAAGATCCTTATCAAAAACTGGAAGAAGCTTTTAG AATCGGCTCAAAACCAAAAGTCTGAGAGGTCAAATGAGGTGAAGAATGGCAATCATCCAAGCAAGCCATCAGGGTCACCCAACAGGACCTCTCCTGAGAGAGGGTCCAG AAAAGACTCCACAGATTCTAAAAAGCTCCATTCTAGAAAGCTCAGcctggatggatggacagacag GAGAGATTCTACTAACTCAAGGTCTGGCAGCTCACCTCAGGCCAAGAAATCTAGTGAAAG CAAGAGTAAACCAGAGACCCCAAAGACGCCCACAACACCCACAAGCCCCCTCTCCCCGTCGTTTAGCTCCGGTGTGGGTCCTTTATCTCCTCGTCTGCAAACTGGGGATCCCATCAGGGACAAATGCATCGAAATGCTGACTGCTGCGCTACGTACAGATG ATGACTACAAAGACTATGGGGCAAACTGTGAGGGCATGGCAGCAGAAATCGAGGATC ATATCTACCAGGAGATAAGAGCCGTAGATATGAAATACAAGAACAGAGTTCGCAGCCGCATAAGTAACCTCAAAGATCCCAAAAATCCCAATCTGCGTAAAAATGTCTTAGCTGGAGCCATTGAGTTGAGCCGCATCGCCATCATGACTGCTGAG GAGATGGCTAGTGATGAACTGAAACAGTTGAGAAACGTGTTGACCCAGGAGGCCATCCGAGAACATCAGATGGCAAAGACTGGAGGAACCACCACCGACCTGCTGCAGTGTGGCAAGTGCAAGAAGAAAAACTGCACCTACAACCAG gTGCAAACCCGCAGTGCTGATGAACCAATGACCACCTTTGTGTTGTGCAATGAATGTGGTAACCGCTGGAAg TTCTGCTAA
- the tcea3 gene encoding transcription elongation factor A protein 3 isoform X17, translating to MTREEDLLRIAKKLDKMVSRNNMDGALDLLRELKDFNMTLKLLQDTRIGMSVNRIRKHCTNEDVVNLAKILIKNWKKLLESAQNQKSERSNEVKNGNHPSKPSGSPNRTSPERGSRKDTSDSKPLKRPSMKIKIERKDSTDSKKLHSRKLSLDGWTDSKDSTDSKSSHHLLKRQSSEPKLERRDSTNSRSGSSPQAKKSSESKSKPETPKTPTTPTSPLSPSFSSGVGPLSPRLQTGDPIRDKCIEMLTAALRTDDDYKDYGANCEGMAAEIEDHIYQEIRAVDMKYKNRVRSRISNLKDPKNPNLRKNVLAGAIELSRIAIMTAEEMASDELKQLRNVLTQEAIREHQMAKTGGTTTDLLQCGKCKKKNCTYNQVQTRSADEPMTTFVLCNECGNRWKFC from the exons ATGACGCGAGAGGAGGACCTGTTGCGGATTGCTAAAAAACTAGACAAGATGGTGTCTAGAAATAACATG GATGGAGCTCTAGATCTTCTGAGAGAATTGAAAGATTTCAACATGACACTGAAGCTTCTTCAG GATACAAGAATTGGCATGTCTGTCAACAGAATAAGAAAACATTGCACAAACGAGGATGTTGTCAACTTGGCAAAGATCCTTATCAAAAACTGGAAGAAGCTTTTAG AATCGGCTCAAAACCAAAAGTCTGAGAGGTCAAATGAGGTGAAGAATGGCAATCATCCAAGCAAGCCATCAGGGTCACCCAACAGGACCTCTCCTGAGAGAGGGTCCAG AAAAGACACAAGTGACAGTAAACCACTCAAAAGGCCATCAATGAAGATCAAGATAGAGAG AAAAGACTCCACAGATTCTAAAAAGCTCCATTCTAGAAAGCTCAGcctggatggatggacagacag TAAGGACTCTACTGACTCCAAGTCAAGCCATCACCTTTTGAAAAGACAATCAAGTGAACCTAAATTGGAGAG GAGAGATTCTACTAACTCAAGGTCTGGCAGCTCACCTCAGGCCAAGAAATCTAGTGAAAG CAAGAGTAAACCAGAGACCCCAAAGACGCCCACAACACCCACAAGCCCCCTCTCCCCGTCGTTTAGCTCCGGTGTGGGTCCTTTATCTCCTCGTCTGCAAACTGGGGATCCCATCAGGGACAAATGCATCGAAATGCTGACTGCTGCGCTACGTACAGATG ATGACTACAAAGACTATGGGGCAAACTGTGAGGGCATGGCAGCAGAAATCGAGGATC ATATCTACCAGGAGATAAGAGCCGTAGATATGAAATACAAGAACAGAGTTCGCAGCCGCATAAGTAACCTCAAAGATCCCAAAAATCCCAATCTGCGTAAAAATGTCTTAGCTGGAGCCATTGAGTTGAGCCGCATCGCCATCATGACTGCTGAG GAGATGGCTAGTGATGAACTGAAACAGTTGAGAAACGTGTTGACCCAGGAGGCCATCCGAGAACATCAGATGGCAAAGACTGGAGGAACCACCACCGACCTGCTGCAGTGTGGCAAGTGCAAGAAGAAAAACTGCACCTACAACCAG gTGCAAACCCGCAGTGCTGATGAACCAATGACCACCTTTGTGTTGTGCAATGAATGTGGTAACCGCTGGAAg TTCTGCTAA
- the tcea3 gene encoding transcription elongation factor A protein 3 isoform X3, with amino-acid sequence MTREEDLLRIAKKLDKMVSRNNMDGALDLLRELKDFNMTLKLLQDTRIGMSVNRIRKHCTNEDVVNLAKILIKNWKKLLESAQNQKSERSNEVKNGNHPSKPSGSPNRTSPERGSRSTMEFKPDLDSNKKLGEKHRREKCDAEPRNEKRESEQKKEKQSINNKKERERRDALNRDHLPFPMTHSSPPLKCPPVGEVKRERKDAPVDFFPPASINSHPPLRRSSVDVKKERKDTQGPLQSFLQSHPHKHPSIDGKKERRDAPHPLFPLHHHIHPPPIPIPKRSSEVKKERKDPPETLAPPAPTLSSPPPPKRPSLEEPKERAKTAPDPNAPLPPLPFHLHPPQKREMKKERKEMAEPSAPLPPVPLHLQPPTPMKRPSLDAKKDKEKERKDTSDPKRRTSEHNEKDRKDTSDSKPLKRPSMKIKIERKDSTDSKKLHSRKLSLDGWTDRRDSTNSRSGSSPQAKKSSESKSKPETPKTPTTPTSPLSPSFSSGVGPLSPRLQTGDPIRDKCIEMLTAALRTDDDYKDYGANCEGMAAEIEDHIYQEIRAVDMKYKNRVRSRISNLKDPKNPNLRKNVLAGAIELSRIAIMTAEEMASDELKQLRNVLTQEAIREHQMAKTGGTTTDLLQCGKCKKKNCTYNQVQTRSADEPMTTFVLCNECGNRWKFC; translated from the exons ATGACGCGAGAGGAGGACCTGTTGCGGATTGCTAAAAAACTAGACAAGATGGTGTCTAGAAATAACATG GATGGAGCTCTAGATCTTCTGAGAGAATTGAAAGATTTCAACATGACACTGAAGCTTCTTCAG GATACAAGAATTGGCATGTCTGTCAACAGAATAAGAAAACATTGCACAAACGAGGATGTTGTCAACTTGGCAAAGATCCTTATCAAAAACTGGAAGAAGCTTTTAG AATCGGCTCAAAACCAAAAGTCTGAGAGGTCAAATGAGGTGAAGAATGGCAATCATCCAAGCAAGCCATCAGGGTCACCCAACAGGACCTCTCCTGAGAGAGGGTCCAGG TCAACAATGGAATTTAAACCAGACTTAGACTCTAACAAGAAACTTGGTGAAAAACACAGAAGAGAGAAATGTGATGCAGAGCCTAGGAATGAAAAACGAGAAAGTgaacagaaaaaagagaaacagtcTATTAACAATAAAAAGGAACGAGAGAG GAGAGATGCATTGAACAGAGATCATCTTCCCTTCCCAATGACGCATTCATCTCCGCCTCTCAAGTGTCCTCCGGTTGGGGAAGTGAAGAGGGAGAG GAAAGATGCTCCTGTTGATTTTTTCCCTCCTGCTTCGATCAATTCCCACCCTCCTCTAAGACGCTCATCAGTAGATGTAAAGAAAGAGAG AAAAGACACTCAGGGTCCTTTACAGTCTTTTCTTCAGTCTCATCCTCATAAACATCCCTCCAtagatggaaagaaagaaag GAGAGATGCACCTCATCCTCTTTTTCCTCTTCATCATCACATTCATCCTCCTCCTATTCCTATCCCTAAGCGTTCATCAGAGGTGAAGAAAGAAAG GAAAGATCCTCCTGAAACTTTAGCTCCTCCTGCTCCTAccctttcttctcctcctcctcccaaACGTCCATCACTAGAAGAGCCCAAAGAAAG GGCAAAAACAGCACCTGATCCGAATGCCCCACTTCCTCCTTTACCTTTTCATCTACATCCTCCTCAGAAACGCGAGATGAAGAAAGAGAG AAAAGAAATGGCTGAACCCAgtgctcctcttcctcctgttCCTCTCCATCTTCAGCCTCCTACACCTATGAAACGTCCCTCATTAGATgcaaagaaagacaaagagaaagaaag AAAAGACACATCAGACCCGAAGCGACGGACTTCTGAACACAATGAGAAAGATAG AAAAGACACAAGTGACAGTAAACCACTCAAAAGGCCATCAATGAAGATCAAGATAGAGAG AAAAGACTCCACAGATTCTAAAAAGCTCCATTCTAGAAAGCTCAGcctggatggatggacagacag GAGAGATTCTACTAACTCAAGGTCTGGCAGCTCACCTCAGGCCAAGAAATCTAGTGAAAG CAAGAGTAAACCAGAGACCCCAAAGACGCCCACAACACCCACAAGCCCCCTCTCCCCGTCGTTTAGCTCCGGTGTGGGTCCTTTATCTCCTCGTCTGCAAACTGGGGATCCCATCAGGGACAAATGCATCGAAATGCTGACTGCTGCGCTACGTACAGATG ATGACTACAAAGACTATGGGGCAAACTGTGAGGGCATGGCAGCAGAAATCGAGGATC ATATCTACCAGGAGATAAGAGCCGTAGATATGAAATACAAGAACAGAGTTCGCAGCCGCATAAGTAACCTCAAAGATCCCAAAAATCCCAATCTGCGTAAAAATGTCTTAGCTGGAGCCATTGAGTTGAGCCGCATCGCCATCATGACTGCTGAG GAGATGGCTAGTGATGAACTGAAACAGTTGAGAAACGTGTTGACCCAGGAGGCCATCCGAGAACATCAGATGGCAAAGACTGGAGGAACCACCACCGACCTGCTGCAGTGTGGCAAGTGCAAGAAGAAAAACTGCACCTACAACCAG gTGCAAACCCGCAGTGCTGATGAACCAATGACCACCTTTGTGTTGTGCAATGAATGTGGTAACCGCTGGAAg TTCTGCTAA
- the tcea3 gene encoding transcription elongation factor A protein 3 isoform X6: MTREEDLLRIAKKLDKMVSRNNMDGALDLLRELKDFNMTLKLLQDTRIGMSVNRIRKHCTNEDVVNLAKILIKNWKKLLESAQNQKSERSNEVKNGNHPSKPSGSPNRTSPERGSRKDAPVDFFPPASINSHPPLRRSSVDVKKERKDTQGPLQSFLQSHPHKHPSIDGKKERRDAPHPLFPLHHHIHPPPIPIPKRSSEVKKERKDPPETLAPPAPTLSSPPPPKRPSLEEPKERAKTAPDPNAPLPPLPFHLHPPQKREMKKERKEMAEPSAPLPPVPLHLQPPTPMKRPSLDAKKDKEKERKDTSDPKRRTSEHNEKDRKDTSDSKPLKRPSMKIKIERKDSTDSKKLHSRKLSLDGWTDSKDSTDSKSSHHLLKRQSSEPKLERRDSTNSRSGSSPQAKKSSESKSKPETPKTPTTPTSPLSPSFSSGVGPLSPRLQTGDPIRDKCIEMLTAALRTDDDYKDYGANCEGMAAEIEDHIYQEIRAVDMKYKNRVRSRISNLKDPKNPNLRKNVLAGAIELSRIAIMTAEEMASDELKQLRNVLTQEAIREHQMAKTGGTTTDLLQCGKCKKKNCTYNQVQTRSADEPMTTFVLCNECGNRWKFC, from the exons ATGACGCGAGAGGAGGACCTGTTGCGGATTGCTAAAAAACTAGACAAGATGGTGTCTAGAAATAACATG GATGGAGCTCTAGATCTTCTGAGAGAATTGAAAGATTTCAACATGACACTGAAGCTTCTTCAG GATACAAGAATTGGCATGTCTGTCAACAGAATAAGAAAACATTGCACAAACGAGGATGTTGTCAACTTGGCAAAGATCCTTATCAAAAACTGGAAGAAGCTTTTAG AATCGGCTCAAAACCAAAAGTCTGAGAGGTCAAATGAGGTGAAGAATGGCAATCATCCAAGCAAGCCATCAGGGTCACCCAACAGGACCTCTCCTGAGAGAGGGTCCAG GAAAGATGCTCCTGTTGATTTTTTCCCTCCTGCTTCGATCAATTCCCACCCTCCTCTAAGACGCTCATCAGTAGATGTAAAGAAAGAGAG AAAAGACACTCAGGGTCCTTTACAGTCTTTTCTTCAGTCTCATCCTCATAAACATCCCTCCAtagatggaaagaaagaaag GAGAGATGCACCTCATCCTCTTTTTCCTCTTCATCATCACATTCATCCTCCTCCTATTCCTATCCCTAAGCGTTCATCAGAGGTGAAGAAAGAAAG GAAAGATCCTCCTGAAACTTTAGCTCCTCCTGCTCCTAccctttcttctcctcctcctcccaaACGTCCATCACTAGAAGAGCCCAAAGAAAG GGCAAAAACAGCACCTGATCCGAATGCCCCACTTCCTCCTTTACCTTTTCATCTACATCCTCCTCAGAAACGCGAGATGAAGAAAGAGAG AAAAGAAATGGCTGAACCCAgtgctcctcttcctcctgttCCTCTCCATCTTCAGCCTCCTACACCTATGAAACGTCCCTCATTAGATgcaaagaaagacaaagagaaagaaag AAAAGACACATCAGACCCGAAGCGACGGACTTCTGAACACAATGAGAAAGATAG AAAAGACACAAGTGACAGTAAACCACTCAAAAGGCCATCAATGAAGATCAAGATAGAGAG AAAAGACTCCACAGATTCTAAAAAGCTCCATTCTAGAAAGCTCAGcctggatggatggacagacag TAAGGACTCTACTGACTCCAAGTCAAGCCATCACCTTTTGAAAAGACAATCAAGTGAACCTAAATTGGAGAG GAGAGATTCTACTAACTCAAGGTCTGGCAGCTCACCTCAGGCCAAGAAATCTAGTGAAAG CAAGAGTAAACCAGAGACCCCAAAGACGCCCACAACACCCACAAGCCCCCTCTCCCCGTCGTTTAGCTCCGGTGTGGGTCCTTTATCTCCTCGTCTGCAAACTGGGGATCCCATCAGGGACAAATGCATCGAAATGCTGACTGCTGCGCTACGTACAGATG ATGACTACAAAGACTATGGGGCAAACTGTGAGGGCATGGCAGCAGAAATCGAGGATC ATATCTACCAGGAGATAAGAGCCGTAGATATGAAATACAAGAACAGAGTTCGCAGCCGCATAAGTAACCTCAAAGATCCCAAAAATCCCAATCTGCGTAAAAATGTCTTAGCTGGAGCCATTGAGTTGAGCCGCATCGCCATCATGACTGCTGAG GAGATGGCTAGTGATGAACTGAAACAGTTGAGAAACGTGTTGACCCAGGAGGCCATCCGAGAACATCAGATGGCAAAGACTGGAGGAACCACCACCGACCTGCTGCAGTGTGGCAAGTGCAAGAAGAAAAACTGCACCTACAACCAG gTGCAAACCCGCAGTGCTGATGAACCAATGACCACCTTTGTGTTGTGCAATGAATGTGGTAACCGCTGGAAg TTCTGCTAA
- the tcea3 gene encoding transcription elongation factor A protein 3 isoform X19 translates to MTREEDLLRIAKKLDKMVSRNNMDGALDLLRELKDFNMTLKLLQDTRIGMSVNRIRKHCTNEDVVNLAKILIKNWKKLLESAQNQKSERSNEVKNGNHPSKPSGSPNRTSPERGSRSTMEFKPDLDSNKKLGEKHRREKCDAEPRNEKRESEQKKEKQSINNKKERERRDALNRDHLPFPMTHSSPPLKCPPVGEVKRERKDAPVDFFPPASINSHPPLRRSSVDVKKERKDTQGPLQSFLQSHPHKHPSIDGKKERRDAPHPLFPLHHHIHPPPIPIPKRSSEVKKERKDPPETLAPPAPTLSSPPPPKRPSLEEPKERAKTAPDPNAPLPPLPFHLHPPQKREMKKERSGLEKKWLNPVLLFLLFLSIFSLLHL, encoded by the exons ATGACGCGAGAGGAGGACCTGTTGCGGATTGCTAAAAAACTAGACAAGATGGTGTCTAGAAATAACATG GATGGAGCTCTAGATCTTCTGAGAGAATTGAAAGATTTCAACATGACACTGAAGCTTCTTCAG GATACAAGAATTGGCATGTCTGTCAACAGAATAAGAAAACATTGCACAAACGAGGATGTTGTCAACTTGGCAAAGATCCTTATCAAAAACTGGAAGAAGCTTTTAG AATCGGCTCAAAACCAAAAGTCTGAGAGGTCAAATGAGGTGAAGAATGGCAATCATCCAAGCAAGCCATCAGGGTCACCCAACAGGACCTCTCCTGAGAGAGGGTCCAGG TCAACAATGGAATTTAAACCAGACTTAGACTCTAACAAGAAACTTGGTGAAAAACACAGAAGAGAGAAATGTGATGCAGAGCCTAGGAATGAAAAACGAGAAAGTgaacagaaaaaagagaaacagtcTATTAACAATAAAAAGGAACGAGAGAG GAGAGATGCATTGAACAGAGATCATCTTCCCTTCCCAATGACGCATTCATCTCCGCCTCTCAAGTGTCCTCCGGTTGGGGAAGTGAAGAGGGAGAG GAAAGATGCTCCTGTTGATTTTTTCCCTCCTGCTTCGATCAATTCCCACCCTCCTCTAAGACGCTCATCAGTAGATGTAAAGAAAGAGAG AAAAGACACTCAGGGTCCTTTACAGTCTTTTCTTCAGTCTCATCCTCATAAACATCCCTCCAtagatggaaagaaagaaag GAGAGATGCACCTCATCCTCTTTTTCCTCTTCATCATCACATTCATCCTCCTCCTATTCCTATCCCTAAGCGTTCATCAGAGGTGAAGAAAGAAAG GAAAGATCCTCCTGAAACTTTAGCTCCTCCTGCTCCTAccctttcttctcctcctcctcccaaACGTCCATCACTAGAAGAGCCCAAAGAAAG GGCAAAAACAGCACCTGATCCGAATGCCCCACTTCCTCCTTTACCTTTTCATCTACATCCTCCTCAGAAACGCGAGATGAAGAAAGAGAGGTCAGGGCTTG AAAAGAAATGGCTGAACCCAgtgctcctcttcctcctgttCCTCTCCATCTTCAGCCTCCTACACCTATGA
- the tcea3 gene encoding transcription elongation factor A protein 3 isoform X15, producing MTREEDLLRIAKKLDKMVSRNNMDGALDLLRELKDFNMTLKLLQDTRIGMSVNRIRKHCTNEDVVNLAKILIKNWKKLLESAQNQKSERSNEVKNGNHPSKPSGSPNRTSPERGSRKDAPVDFFPPASINSHPPLRRSSVDVKKERKDSTDSKKLHSRKLSLDGWTDSKDSTDSKSSHHLLKRQSSEPKLERRDSTNSRSGSSPQAKKSSESKSKPETPKTPTTPTSPLSPSFSSGVGPLSPRLQTGDPIRDKCIEMLTAALRTDDDYKDYGANCEGMAAEIEDHIYQEIRAVDMKYKNRVRSRISNLKDPKNPNLRKNVLAGAIELSRIAIMTAEEMASDELKQLRNVLTQEAIREHQMAKTGGTTTDLLQCGKCKKKNCTYNQVQTRSADEPMTTFVLCNECGNRWKFC from the exons ATGACGCGAGAGGAGGACCTGTTGCGGATTGCTAAAAAACTAGACAAGATGGTGTCTAGAAATAACATG GATGGAGCTCTAGATCTTCTGAGAGAATTGAAAGATTTCAACATGACACTGAAGCTTCTTCAG GATACAAGAATTGGCATGTCTGTCAACAGAATAAGAAAACATTGCACAAACGAGGATGTTGTCAACTTGGCAAAGATCCTTATCAAAAACTGGAAGAAGCTTTTAG AATCGGCTCAAAACCAAAAGTCTGAGAGGTCAAATGAGGTGAAGAATGGCAATCATCCAAGCAAGCCATCAGGGTCACCCAACAGGACCTCTCCTGAGAGAGGGTCCAG GAAAGATGCTCCTGTTGATTTTTTCCCTCCTGCTTCGATCAATTCCCACCCTCCTCTAAGACGCTCATCAGTAGATGTAAAGAAAGAGAG AAAAGACTCCACAGATTCTAAAAAGCTCCATTCTAGAAAGCTCAGcctggatggatggacagacag TAAGGACTCTACTGACTCCAAGTCAAGCCATCACCTTTTGAAAAGACAATCAAGTGAACCTAAATTGGAGAG GAGAGATTCTACTAACTCAAGGTCTGGCAGCTCACCTCAGGCCAAGAAATCTAGTGAAAG CAAGAGTAAACCAGAGACCCCAAAGACGCCCACAACACCCACAAGCCCCCTCTCCCCGTCGTTTAGCTCCGGTGTGGGTCCTTTATCTCCTCGTCTGCAAACTGGGGATCCCATCAGGGACAAATGCATCGAAATGCTGACTGCTGCGCTACGTACAGATG ATGACTACAAAGACTATGGGGCAAACTGTGAGGGCATGGCAGCAGAAATCGAGGATC ATATCTACCAGGAGATAAGAGCCGTAGATATGAAATACAAGAACAGAGTTCGCAGCCGCATAAGTAACCTCAAAGATCCCAAAAATCCCAATCTGCGTAAAAATGTCTTAGCTGGAGCCATTGAGTTGAGCCGCATCGCCATCATGACTGCTGAG GAGATGGCTAGTGATGAACTGAAACAGTTGAGAAACGTGTTGACCCAGGAGGCCATCCGAGAACATCAGATGGCAAAGACTGGAGGAACCACCACCGACCTGCTGCAGTGTGGCAAGTGCAAGAAGAAAAACTGCACCTACAACCAG gTGCAAACCCGCAGTGCTGATGAACCAATGACCACCTTTGTGTTGTGCAATGAATGTGGTAACCGCTGGAAg TTCTGCTAA